One genomic region from Streptomyces sp. NBC_00582 encodes:
- a CDS encoding helix-turn-helix transcriptional regulator, with translation MVPRQEVSAWRPAVPGVVEVFHAHFTEHAYPMHVHDVWTLLIVDDGAVRYDLDRHRHGTPHDTVTLLPPHVPHNGSSATPHGFRKRVLYLDGTRLGEDLIGAAVDRPDLRDPVLRDRVGRLHTALARSGDELEAESRLAFVGERLRTHLRPSAAVPGPPRPGPDLARRLRELLDASVVRGVGLEEAARVLRAHPAHLVRAFSGAYGIAPHQYLTSRRVERARRLLLDGMPAGEVAAAAGFFDQSHLTRHFRKSVGVTPGRYARKSSVR, from the coding sequence ATGGTCCCCCGGCAGGAAGTCTCCGCCTGGCGCCCGGCCGTCCCCGGCGTCGTGGAGGTCTTCCACGCCCACTTCACCGAGCACGCGTACCCGATGCACGTGCACGACGTGTGGACGCTGCTCATCGTGGACGACGGGGCCGTACGGTACGACCTCGACCGGCACCGGCACGGCACCCCGCACGACACGGTCACCCTGCTCCCTCCGCACGTGCCGCACAACGGCTCCTCCGCCACCCCGCACGGCTTCCGCAAACGGGTCCTGTACCTCGACGGCACACGTCTCGGCGAGGACCTCATCGGGGCCGCCGTCGACCGGCCCGATCTGCGTGATCCCGTGCTGAGGGACCGGGTCGGCCGGTTGCACACCGCGCTCGCGCGCTCCGGGGACGAACTGGAGGCGGAGAGCAGGCTGGCGTTCGTCGGCGAGCGGCTGCGCACGCATCTGCGGCCGTCGGCCGCCGTGCCCGGGCCCCCGCGTCCCGGCCCGGACCTCGCCCGGCGGCTGCGCGAGCTCCTCGACGCGTCCGTCGTCCGGGGCGTCGGCCTGGAGGAGGCGGCGCGGGTCCTGCGGGCCCATCCGGCGCATCTCGTACGGGCGTTCAGCGGCGCGTACGGCATCGCACCCCACCAGTACCTCACCTCCCGCCGGGTCGAGCGCGCCCGGCGGCTGCTGCTCGACGGGATGCCGGCCGGCGAGGTGGCCGCGGCGGCCGGTTTCTTCGACCAGTCCCATCTCACGCGGCACTTCCGGAAGTCGGTGGGGGTCACACCGGGACGGTACGCGCGGAAGTCCTCCGTCCGGTGA
- a CDS encoding DUF2000 family protein has protein sequence MSDDAPLEPLAPLRFDTKIAVLLREDLETWQRLNVTAFLVSGLGTQVPEVIGEPYEDGDGVPSLPMFRQPVLVFEGTKETLAAAHARVLSRSLPRAVFTGDLFATGNDRDNRAAVRAVRTADLDLVGLAVYGPRNAVDKVMKGARMHP, from the coding sequence ATGAGCGACGACGCACCCCTCGAACCCCTCGCACCCCTCCGCTTCGACACGAAGATCGCCGTCCTGCTGCGCGAGGACCTGGAGACCTGGCAGCGCCTCAACGTCACCGCCTTCCTCGTCAGCGGCCTGGGCACCCAGGTCCCCGAGGTGATCGGCGAGCCGTACGAGGACGGCGACGGCGTGCCCTCCCTGCCGATGTTCCGCCAGCCGGTGCTGGTCTTCGAGGGCACGAAGGAGACGCTGGCCGCGGCCCACGCGCGCGTGCTGTCCCGTTCCCTCCCGCGCGCGGTGTTCACCGGCGATCTCTTCGCCACCGGCAACGACCGCGACAACCGCGCCGCGGTACGGGCCGTGCGGACGGCGGACCTGGATCTGGTGGGGCTCGCGGTGTACGGGCCGCGGAACGCGGTGGACAAGGTGATGAAGGGGGCGCGGATGCATCCGTGA
- a CDS encoding MDR family MFS transporter, which produces MSVTALRRAARETLSGLPREFWWLWTSTLVNRLGGFVATFMALYLTLDRGYSASYAGLVASLHGLGGVVSSLGGGVMADRMGRRPTLLLSQTATAVSVAVLGFVTDPVAIAGVAFVVGAASNASRPAVQAMMADIVRPEDRVRAFSLNYWAINLGFAVSSMAAGFIAEVSYRAGFLLEAGMTFVCALVIFLKLPESRPAQEAKAVHEESVGLGTVLRDLRFMSVVGLSFLVALVFQQGSVGLPVAMGAAGFTPADYGLAIAVNGVLIVVLQIPVTRFIEHRDPRRLLVISSVLAGYGFGLTAFAGSVGVFALTVCVWTLAEIVNAPTQTGLVVTLSPTHGRGRYQGMYTLSWAVASLVAPVMSGFVIDRFGAEWLWGTCAVVGTVAGAGYAVLMRRLPAEEPAVDGGGSGTGRGSGNGNGSRADERKGAVRTGTGSGSGSGSGTSTGTGA; this is translated from the coding sequence ATGTCCGTCACCGCGCTCAGACGTGCCGCCCGCGAAACGCTCTCCGGGCTGCCCCGAGAGTTCTGGTGGCTGTGGACGAGCACGCTCGTCAACCGGCTCGGCGGGTTCGTCGCCACCTTCATGGCGCTGTATCTGACCCTCGACCGCGGGTACTCCGCCTCCTACGCCGGGCTCGTCGCCTCCCTGCACGGGCTGGGCGGGGTCGTGTCGTCCCTCGGCGGTGGCGTGATGGCCGACCGGATGGGACGGCGGCCCACCCTGCTGCTGTCGCAGACCGCCACCGCCGTGTCCGTCGCCGTGCTCGGGTTCGTCACGGATCCCGTCGCCATCGCCGGTGTCGCCTTCGTCGTCGGTGCCGCGTCCAACGCCTCGCGGCCCGCCGTGCAGGCGATGATGGCCGACATCGTGCGGCCCGAGGACCGGGTGCGGGCGTTCTCCCTCAACTACTGGGCGATCAACCTCGGTTTCGCCGTCTCCTCCATGGCGGCGGGGTTCATCGCCGAGGTCAGCTACCGCGCCGGGTTCCTGCTCGAGGCCGGGATGACCTTCGTGTGCGCCCTCGTCATCTTCCTCAAGCTGCCCGAGTCACGGCCGGCCCAGGAGGCCAAGGCCGTTCACGAGGAATCCGTCGGGCTCGGAACCGTGCTGCGCGACCTGCGGTTCATGAGTGTCGTCGGGCTGTCCTTCCTCGTCGCGCTCGTCTTCCAGCAGGGGTCCGTGGGGCTGCCGGTGGCGATGGGCGCCGCCGGGTTCACGCCCGCCGACTACGGTCTGGCCATCGCGGTCAACGGTGTGCTGATCGTCGTCCTGCAGATCCCCGTGACCCGGTTCATCGAGCACCGGGATCCGCGGCGGCTGCTCGTGATCTCCTCCGTCCTCGCGGGGTACGGCTTCGGGCTCACCGCCTTCGCCGGATCGGTCGGCGTCTTCGCGCTCACCGTCTGTGTGTGGACCCTCGCCGAGATCGTCAACGCGCCGACCCAGACCGGTCTCGTCGTCACCCTCTCCCCCACGCACGGCCGCGGGCGCTACCAGGGCATGTACACCCTGTCCTGGGCCGTCGCCTCGCTTGTCGCGCCGGTGATGTCCGGATTCGTCATCGACCGGTTCGGGGCGGAGTGGCTGTGGGGGACGTGCGCGGTCGTGGGGACGGTCGCGGGGGCCGGGTACGCCGTGCTGATGCGGCGTCTGCCGGCCGAGGAGCCCGCCGTCGACGGCGGTGGAAGCGGGACGGGCAGAGGGAGCGGGAACGGGAACGGGAGCAGGGCCGACGAGCGTAAGGGGGCCGTCCGGACCGGCACCGGTAGCGGTAGCGGTAGCGGTAGCGGTACTAGCACCGGCACCGGCGCCTGA
- a CDS encoding phosphoglyceromutase: MADAPYKLILLRHGESEWNAKNLFTGWVDVNLNEKGEKEAVRGGELLKDADLLPDVVHTSLQKRAIRTAQLALEAADRHWIPVHRSWRLNERHYGALQGKDKAQTLAEFGEEQFMLWRRSYDTPPPPLADDSEFSQASDARYASIPPELRPRTECLKDVVVRMLPYWYDGIVPDLLAGRTVLVAAHGNSLRALVKHLDGISDADIAGLNIPTGIPLSYELDADFKPLTPGGTYLDPEAAAAAIEAVKNQGKKK; encoded by the coding sequence ATGGCCGACGCACCGTACAAGCTGATCCTCCTCCGCCACGGCGAGAGCGAATGGAACGCGAAGAACCTGTTCACCGGCTGGGTGGACGTCAACCTCAACGAGAAGGGCGAGAAGGAGGCGGTCCGCGGCGGTGAGCTCCTGAAGGACGCCGACCTCCTGCCCGACGTGGTCCACACGTCCCTCCAGAAGCGCGCCATCCGCACCGCGCAGCTCGCCCTCGAGGCGGCGGACCGCCACTGGATCCCGGTCCACCGCTCCTGGCGCCTGAACGAGCGCCACTACGGCGCCCTCCAGGGCAAGGACAAGGCCCAGACGTTGGCCGAGTTCGGCGAGGAGCAGTTCATGCTCTGGCGCCGCTCCTACGACACCCCGCCCCCGCCGCTCGCCGACGACTCGGAGTTCTCCCAGGCCTCCGACGCCCGCTACGCCTCCATCCCCCCGGAGCTGCGTCCGCGCACGGAGTGCCTGAAGGACGTCGTCGTCCGTATGCTCCCCTACTGGTACGACGGCATCGTCCCCGACCTCCTGGCCGGCCGCACGGTCCTGGTCGCGGCCCACGGCAACAGCCTCCGCGCGCTGGTCAAGCACCTCGACGGCATCTCCGACGCCGACATCGCGGGCCTGAACATCCCGACGGGCATCCCCCTCTCTTACGAACTCGACGCCGACTTCAAGCCCCTGACCCCGGGCGGCACCTACCTCGACCCCGAGGCGGCCGCAGCGGCGATCGAGGCGGTCAAGAACCAGGGCAAGAAGAAGTAA
- a CDS encoding serine hydrolase domain-containing protein codes for MHRTRLAAAVLLAATLVGASAPLAAADRRDPVQHQLDLLVSRDGVPGALAYDGRVTRTAGVADLDSGRPMVDARGRFRLASDTKAFTATAVMRLVADGRIRLDDRAGAYVPQLAEQSITVRQLLKQRSGLPEYATLVDWNSPGTPEDYLALALSQPPVFTPGSDWGYSNTNYLVLGMVIDKVSGVDFRTYVERVILRPLHLDDTYWPAPGELALRGPHARNYGVHPAHPEAGRVDVTELPGYEFGASGGLVSTPRDLNTFWNALFENRLLPRWALRLMTRDTTDVGNRDTYPAGSRYGYGIASTPLTCGGVYWGHGGDLPGDSVTGGRATGGRGTVTIYTTTWAAQGPSLHHLQSAADTALCTKPR; via the coding sequence ATGCACCGTACCCGCCTCGCCGCCGCCGTCCTGCTCGCCGCCACCCTCGTCGGGGCATCGGCCCCCCTCGCGGCGGCCGACCGACGCGACCCGGTGCAACACCAACTGGACCTGCTGGTGTCCCGCGACGGGGTACCGGGCGCGCTCGCCTACGACGGCCGTGTGACCCGCACGGCCGGTGTCGCCGACCTCGACTCGGGCCGCCCGATGGTCGACGCCCGGGGCCGGTTCCGACTGGCCAGCGACACCAAGGCGTTCACCGCGACGGCCGTGATGCGTCTGGTGGCGGACGGGCGGATACGGCTCGACGACCGCGCCGGTGCGTACGTCCCGCAGCTCGCCGAACAGTCCATCACCGTACGCCAGTTGCTCAAGCAGAGGAGCGGGCTGCCGGAGTACGCGACGCTGGTCGACTGGAACAGCCCGGGCACACCGGAGGACTATCTGGCCCTCGCCCTGTCCCAGCCGCCCGTCTTCACCCCGGGGTCCGACTGGGGCTACTCCAACACCAACTACCTGGTCCTCGGCATGGTGATCGACAAGGTGTCCGGGGTCGACTTCCGCACGTACGTCGAACGCGTGATCCTGCGCCCGCTGCACCTGGACGACACCTACTGGCCCGCCCCCGGCGAACTGGCGCTGCGCGGCCCCCACGCCCGCAACTACGGCGTCCACCCGGCGCACCCGGAGGCGGGCCGGGTGGATGTGACGGAGCTGCCCGGTTACGAGTTCGGCGCGTCGGGCGGTCTGGTCTCCACGCCACGGGACCTGAACACCTTCTGGAACGCCCTCTTCGAGAACCGCCTCCTGCCCCGCTGGGCCCTGCGCCTCATGACCCGGGACACCACCGACGTCGGCAACCGCGACACCTACCCCGCCGGCAGCCGCTACGGCTACGGCATCGCCTCCACCCCCCTCACCTGCGGCGGCGTCTACTGGGGCCACGGCGGCGACCTCCCCGGCGACTCGGTCACCGGCGGCCGCGCCACGGGCGGCCGAGGCACGGTGACGATCTACACGACCACATGGGCAGCCCAGGGCCCGAGCCTCCACCACCTCCAGTCAGCAGCGGACACGGCCCTCTGCACCAAGCCCCGCTGA
- a CDS encoding rhomboid family intramembrane serine protease translates to MDRPTSDAQLTVAEARKAFFVMFGFLVLVWLVQLANFADDYTPAREYGVVSGDLGTLPHILTAPFLHWSWAHIESNSGPLFIFGFLAAYRGVLRFLGLSLLVAVTSGLAVWFFEGGRVETVGASGLIFGYFGYVVVRGLFDRHLIDTLIGVVMAASFAYMLTVAVPGTPGVSWLAHLGGLIGGLLGAWLFRDRDRRKRPTGTPPARTGSSGTSGSSGSSAPAGHPRADLHKELGDLGLL, encoded by the coding sequence ATGGACAGGCCGACGTCCGACGCGCAATTGACGGTCGCGGAGGCGCGCAAGGCGTTCTTCGTGATGTTCGGGTTCCTGGTGCTGGTCTGGCTGGTGCAGCTCGCGAACTTCGCGGACGACTACACCCCGGCCCGTGAGTACGGTGTGGTCTCCGGTGACCTCGGCACACTGCCGCACATCCTCACCGCGCCCTTCCTGCACTGGAGTTGGGCCCACATCGAGAGCAACTCCGGGCCGCTGTTCATCTTCGGGTTCCTGGCCGCGTACCGGGGGGTGCTGCGTTTCCTGGGGCTGAGCCTGCTGGTGGCGGTGACGAGCGGCCTGGCGGTCTGGTTCTTCGAGGGCGGGAGGGTGGAGACGGTCGGCGCGAGCGGCCTGATCTTCGGCTACTTCGGGTACGTCGTCGTCCGCGGCCTCTTCGACCGGCATCTCATAGACACCCTCATCGGCGTCGTGATGGCGGCGTCCTTCGCCTACATGCTGACGGTCGCCGTGCCCGGTACGCCCGGCGTCAGCTGGCTGGCCCATCTCGGCGGCCTCATCGGCGGGCTGCTGGGCGCCTGGTTGTTCCGCGACCGCGACCGCCGTAAGCGCCCGACCGGCACTCCCCCGGCCCGGACGGGCTCGTCGGGCACATCCGGCTCGTCCGGCTCGTCCGCTCCCGCCGGTCATCCGCGGGCCGACCTGCACAAGGAACTGGGAGACCTGGGGCTGCTGTAG
- a CDS encoding SCO4226 family nickel-binding protein, which yields MPKFMDVHHDMKGITREQLLQAHQDDLAIEGDEGVHFESAWADPDSGVVYCLSEAPSAEAVQRIHERTGHKADEVHPVPLQV from the coding sequence ATGCCCAAGTTCATGGACGTCCACCACGACATGAAGGGCATCACCCGGGAGCAGCTCCTCCAGGCCCACCAGGACGACCTCGCCATAGAAGGGGACGAGGGCGTCCACTTCGAGTCCGCCTGGGCCGACCCCGACTCCGGCGTCGTCTACTGCCTCTCCGAGGCCCCGTCCGCGGAGGCGGTCCAGCGCATCCACGAACGCACGGGCCACAAGGCCGACGAGGTCCACCCGGTTCCGCTCCAGGTGTGA
- the phoU gene encoding phosphate signaling complex protein PhoU: MRDAYHEELDSIGDSLVEMARLVGSAIGRATTAILDSDLKLAESVIENDQKVDELQHDLEAKAIALLARQQPVATDLRIVVTSLRMSADLERSGDLAQHVAKLARLRFPNRAVPRDLHATILEMGQLAQRLMAKAAECIITKDVDLALQLEADDDAMDLLHRTLFQHLIDDRWKHGIETAVDVTLLGRYYERFADHAVAVAKRVVFLVTGEHADELQPDIQPDIQPATGIEGA; this comes from the coding sequence ATGCGGGACGCGTACCACGAGGAACTTGACTCGATAGGCGACAGCCTGGTGGAGATGGCCCGGCTGGTCGGGTCGGCGATCGGGCGCGCCACGACCGCCATCCTCGACTCCGACCTGAAGCTGGCCGAGAGCGTCATCGAGAACGACCAGAAGGTCGACGAGCTGCAGCACGACCTGGAGGCGAAGGCCATCGCGCTGCTCGCCCGCCAGCAGCCCGTCGCCACCGACCTGCGGATAGTCGTCACCTCACTGCGGATGTCGGCCGACCTGGAGCGCTCGGGCGACCTCGCCCAGCACGTGGCGAAGCTCGCCCGGCTGCGCTTCCCGAACCGGGCGGTGCCGCGCGACCTGCACGCCACGATCCTGGAGATGGGCCAGCTCGCGCAGCGCCTGATGGCGAAGGCGGCGGAGTGCATCATCACCAAGGACGTCGACCTGGCACTCCAGCTCGAGGCCGACGACGACGCGATGGACCTGCTGCACCGCACGCTGTTCCAGCACCTGATCGACGACCGCTGGAAGCACGGCATCGAGACGGCCGTCGACGTGACCCTGCTGGGCCGCTACTACGAGCGGTTCGCCGACCACGCGGTGGCGGTCGCCAAGCGTGTGGTGTTCCTGGTGACGGGTGAGCACGCGGACGAGCTGCAGCCCGACATCCAGCCGGACATCCAGCCGGCGACCGGGATCGAGGGGGCGTAG
- a CDS encoding sensor histidine kinase, with protein MDVNAAVAAAAAIAGVLTGVIAMLAFRWSERDQARPTRTSLHTDPVLPPGVDTVLSVLRSSAVVLDEADAVVKASSAAYALGLVRGGKLAIEPMLKMARDTRRDGEIRQVELDLPRRGTGRGEALAVSARVAPLGSRLVLLLVEDLTEARRIEAVRRDFVANVSHELKTPVGALSLLSEAVMDAADDPEAVERFAGRMQIEATRLTNLVQELIDLSRVQNDDPLEDAEPVGVDELVAEAVDRCRHQAGTKQITMAAGGTAGLRVWGNRGQLAAALGNLVENAVNYSPARTRVGIAARRVTAPGADLIEISVTDQGIGISDKDKERIFERFYRVDPARSRQTGGTGLGLAIVKHVAASHGGEVTVWSAEGQGSTFTLRLPEAATAARDRDRAHQHPDPDDPEGLEGLDTLDDLDDLNDEDGQAGGISPTPSRTPSRRSSPDSTAYQTLSAPEVLP; from the coding sequence ATGGACGTGAACGCGGCGGTCGCCGCAGCGGCAGCGATCGCCGGGGTGCTCACCGGTGTCATCGCCATGCTGGCGTTCCGCTGGAGCGAACGCGACCAGGCGCGCCCCACCCGCACCTCCCTGCACACCGATCCCGTGCTCCCGCCCGGCGTGGACACGGTCCTGTCGGTGCTGCGTTCGTCGGCCGTCGTCCTGGACGAGGCCGACGCCGTCGTCAAGGCGAGTTCCGCGGCGTACGCCCTGGGACTCGTCCGTGGCGGAAAACTGGCGATCGAGCCGATGCTCAAGATGGCCCGGGACACCCGGCGCGACGGCGAGATACGCCAGGTCGAGCTGGACCTGCCCCGGCGCGGCACCGGGCGCGGCGAGGCCCTCGCGGTCTCCGCGCGGGTGGCGCCGCTGGGTTCCCGGCTCGTGCTGCTCCTCGTCGAGGACCTCACCGAGGCCCGCCGGATCGAGGCGGTACGACGGGACTTCGTCGCCAACGTCAGCCATGAGCTGAAGACGCCGGTCGGCGCGCTCTCCCTGCTCTCCGAGGCGGTCATGGACGCCGCCGACGACCCGGAGGCGGTGGAGCGGTTCGCCGGGCGGATGCAGATCGAGGCCACCCGGCTGACGAACCTGGTGCAGGAGCTGATCGACCTCTCGCGGGTGCAGAACGACGACCCGCTGGAGGACGCCGAACCGGTCGGCGTGGACGAGCTGGTCGCCGAGGCCGTCGACCGCTGCCGGCACCAGGCCGGCACCAAGCAGATCACCATGGCCGCCGGCGGCACGGCCGGCCTGCGGGTCTGGGGCAACCGCGGCCAGCTCGCCGCGGCCCTCGGCAACCTGGTCGAGAACGCCGTCAACTACTCACCCGCCCGCACCCGTGTCGGCATAGCCGCCCGCCGGGTGACCGCGCCCGGCGCGGACCTGATCGAGATCTCGGTGACCGACCAGGGCATCGGGATCTCCGACAAGGACAAGGAGCGCATCTTCGAGCGCTTCTACCGAGTCGACCCGGCCCGTTCCCGCCAGACGGGCGGTACGGGCCTCGGGCTCGCGATCGTCAAGCATGTGGCCGCCTCGCACGGCGGGGAGGTCACGGTGTGGAGTGCCGAGGGACAGGGCTCCACGTTCACGCTGCGGCTGCCCGAGGCGGCGACCGCGGCCCGCGACCGCGATCGCGCGCACCAGCATCCGGATCCCGACGACCCGGAAGGCCTCGAGGGGCTTGACACCCTCGACGACCTGGACGACCTCAATGACGAGGACGGGCAGGCCGGCGGCATCTCCCCCACCCCCTCCCGCACACCGTCCCGCCGCTCATCCCCCGATTCGACCGCGTACCAGACGCTTTCCGCCCCGGAGGTCCTTCCGTGA
- a CDS encoding response regulator transcription factor, producing the protein MTRVLVVEDEESFSDALSYMLRKEGFEVAVATTGPDGLDEFDRNGADLVLLDLMLPGLPGTEVCRQLRGRSNVPVIMVTAKDSEIDKVVGLEIGADDYVTKPFSSRELVARIRAVLRRRGEPEEVTPAALEAGPVRMDVDRHVVTVSGSKVDLPLKEFDLLEMLLRNAGRVLTRMQLIDRVWGADYVGDTKTLDVHVKRLRAKIEPDPGAPRYLVTVRGLGYKFEP; encoded by the coding sequence GTGACCCGAGTGCTCGTCGTCGAGGACGAGGAGTCCTTCTCCGACGCCCTGTCGTACATGCTCCGCAAGGAGGGCTTCGAGGTCGCCGTCGCGACCACCGGGCCCGACGGACTCGACGAGTTCGACCGCAACGGCGCCGACCTCGTCCTCCTCGACCTGATGCTGCCGGGTCTGCCCGGCACGGAGGTGTGCCGTCAGCTGCGCGGCCGCTCCAACGTCCCCGTGATCATGGTGACCGCCAAGGACAGCGAGATCGACAAGGTCGTCGGGCTGGAGATAGGAGCCGACGACTACGTCACCAAGCCGTTCTCCTCGCGTGAGCTGGTCGCCCGGATCCGCGCCGTCCTGCGGCGCCGCGGTGAGCCGGAGGAGGTCACCCCGGCGGCGCTGGAGGCCGGCCCGGTCCGGATGGACGTCGACCGTCACGTCGTCACCGTCTCCGGCTCCAAGGTCGACCTGCCCCTCAAGGAGTTCGACCTCCTGGAGATGCTCCTGCGCAACGCCGGCCGCGTCCTGACCCGGATGCAGCTCATCGACCGCGTCTGGGGCGCGGACTACGTGGGTGACACCAAGACCCTCGACGTCCACGTCAAGCGCCTCCGCGCCAAGATCGAACCCGACCCGGGCGCGCCGCGGTACCTGGTGACGGTGCGCGGCCTGGGCTACAAGTTCGAGCCGTAA
- a CDS encoding DUF461 domain-containing protein, with protein sequence MSSSLRRGALAASALAFSIATLAACGAGNNSQTLEIRPDNAATSVGDIKIQNAVVITQPDPAEGGPVAVSATVFNSGKEAQTIESIDVEGLGTAKLSPAKGEKELTVPAGGVVVIGGEGNASAVLEHPAEESIDGNAQKTTFTLSDTGAVSLAAFVVPAKGYFSSWGPSDIPSAATESPTESPAATATATESPAAGTTESPSASTTSSESPAGH encoded by the coding sequence GTGAGCAGCAGCCTTCGACGCGGCGCCCTCGCCGCATCCGCCCTCGCGTTCTCGATCGCCACGCTCGCCGCCTGCGGCGCCGGCAACAACAGCCAGACGCTGGAGATCCGGCCGGACAACGCCGCCACCAGCGTGGGCGACATCAAGATCCAGAACGCTGTCGTCATCACCCAGCCCGACCCCGCCGAGGGGGGCCCGGTCGCCGTCTCCGCGACCGTCTTCAACTCCGGCAAGGAGGCCCAGACCATCGAGTCGATCGACGTCGAGGGTCTCGGCACCGCGAAGCTGTCGCCCGCCAAGGGGGAGAAGGAGCTGACCGTCCCGGCCGGCGGTGTCGTCGTCATCGGCGGCGAGGGCAACGCCTCGGCCGTCCTGGAGCACCCGGCCGAGGAATCGATCGACGGCAACGCCCAGAAGACCACCTTCACCCTCAGCGACACGGGCGCGGTGAGCCTGGCGGCCTTCGTCGTCCCGGCCAAGGGCTACTTCTCGAGCTGGGGCCCCAGCGACATCCCGAGCGCGGCGACGGAGTCCCCCACCGAGAGCCCCGCCGCGACCGCCACGGCCACGGAGTCCCCGGCCGCGGGCACCACGGAGTCCCCCTCGGCCTCCACCACGTCCTCGGAGTCCCCGGCCGGCCACTGA
- a CDS encoding CarD family transcriptional regulator: MTFKVGDTVVYPHHGAALIEAIETRQIKGVDKTYLVLKVAQGDLTVRVPADNAEFVGVRDVVGQDGLDRVFEVLRAPYAEEPTNWSRRYKANLEKLASGDVIKVAEVVRDLWRRERERGLSAGEKRMLAKARQILVSELALAENTNEDKAEALLDEVLAS; encoded by the coding sequence ATGACGTTCAAGGTTGGCGACACCGTGGTCTATCCCCATCACGGGGCCGCGCTGATCGAGGCCATCGAAACTCGCCAGATCAAAGGCGTGGACAAGACCTACTTGGTGCTGAAGGTCGCCCAGGGTGACCTGACGGTGCGTGTGCCAGCGGACAATGCGGAGTTCGTCGGCGTGCGTGATGTGGTCGGTCAGGACGGGCTGGACCGGGTCTTCGAGGTGCTGCGCGCGCCGTACGCCGAGGAGCCCACGAACTGGTCGCGTCGCTACAAGGCAAATCTGGAGAAGCTCGCCTCCGGCGATGTCATCAAGGTCGCGGAAGTCGTACGTGACCTGTGGCGTCGTGAGCGCGAGCGCGGACTCTCCGCCGGTGAGAAGCGCATGCTCGCCAAGGCGCGCCAGATCCTGGTGAGCGAGCTCGCCCTCGCGGAGAACACCAACGAGGACAAGGCCGAGGCCCTGCTCGACGAGGTTCTCGCGTCCTGA